One Embleya scabrispora DNA segment encodes these proteins:
- a CDS encoding MFS transporter — MSSGIPCEEGAGVLRRPAFEDFSLFVLYGSQFWFGACMSALNPTVIEAQRDWPMTYTVVGAYPSVLAASTVVSGAGYLRCVRRWGRPRVLTATAVGVAGSGLLFALAVGPVMLFVAAACLGLFNAPVQTAVIAALEERGKAGRPRRLAGAALCASVGSLTGSSFVAVMASTGIGWRAAWVVLAAAFVVLAVLLPRCTRAVGSRDDEKSGSEARLPPRYWLMATGVMAGVSGEVCIGFFAPRLSTTHGYPSAALVLALYYSGEVCGRVAALCSSLRPSREQRALGICLALSLTGSAVFLLPGPEPWRLIGLVVAAGGIANLFPLGVSAASGAAPGATDRAVARVQLLVATGTFCAPVLLGTLADRTSLHTGLALVPLCFLVMAALLATAGFLKPRAPTPTLAGRPT, encoded by the coding sequence ATGTCTTCAGGAATTCCCTGCGAGGAGGGTGCCGGCGTGCTCCGTCGACCGGCGTTCGAGGACTTTTCGCTGTTTGTCCTCTACGGCAGTCAGTTCTGGTTCGGCGCGTGTATGTCGGCACTGAATCCCACGGTGATCGAGGCGCAGCGGGACTGGCCCATGACATACACGGTCGTCGGTGCCTATCCGTCGGTCCTGGCCGCCTCGACGGTCGTCTCCGGCGCGGGCTATCTGCGCTGCGTCCGTCGGTGGGGCCGACCGCGGGTACTCACGGCGACGGCGGTGGGGGTGGCCGGGTCGGGACTGCTGTTCGCCCTGGCGGTCGGTCCCGTCATGTTGTTCGTCGCCGCCGCCTGTCTGGGCTTGTTCAACGCGCCGGTGCAGACCGCGGTGATCGCTGCCCTGGAGGAACGAGGGAAGGCCGGTCGGCCGAGGCGGTTGGCGGGTGCCGCCCTGTGCGCCTCGGTGGGGTCGCTGACGGGCTCGTCCTTCGTCGCCGTCATGGCGAGTACGGGCATCGGATGGCGTGCCGCTTGGGTGGTGCTCGCCGCCGCCTTCGTGGTTCTCGCCGTACTGCTGCCGCGTTGCACGCGCGCGGTCGGCTCCCGCGACGACGAGAAGTCCGGTTCCGAAGCGCGACTGCCGCCGAGGTACTGGCTGATGGCGACGGGGGTGATGGCGGGAGTCTCGGGAGAGGTCTGCATCGGCTTCTTCGCGCCCCGATTGTCGACCACGCACGGATATCCCTCGGCGGCTCTGGTGCTTGCCCTGTACTACTCGGGGGAGGTGTGCGGCCGGGTCGCCGCCCTGTGTTCTTCGCTACGGCCCTCGCGTGAACAGCGCGCTCTCGGCATCTGTTTGGCCCTTTCCCTCACGGGTTCCGCGGTCTTCCTGCTGCCCGGCCCCGAACCGTGGCGGCTGATCGGGCTCGTCGTCGCGGCGGGCGGGATCGCCAATCTCTTCCCCCTCGGAGTCTCGGCCGCCTCGGGGGCCGCCCCCGGAGCAACCGATCGGGCGGTGGCCCGAGTGCAGTTGTTGGTGGCCACCGGAACCTTCTGCGCTCCTGTGCTGCTGGGCACGCTTGCCGATCGCACAAGTCTGCACACCGGTCTCGCCCTGGTTCCGCTGTGCTTCCTCGTCATGGCCGCCCTGCTGGCGACCGCCGGCTTCCTGAAGCCCCGCGCGCCGACGCCGACTCTGGCGGGGAGACCCACGTGA